From the genome of Psychrobacter sp. M13:
GAGGAGAATGTTATGTTTCGTTGGGCTATTATTTTTGCAGTGATCGCACTGCTTGCAAGTTTGCTAGGGTTTGGCGGTGTCGCTGGCCTATCATCAAACTTAGCTTATATCTTCTTAGTCGTTGCTGTCATCTTGTTCATCGTGGCCTTCATCGGTCGCAAAGTCTAACAGCAAAGTATTCTATATCAATACTTCAAACATAAAAAAGTCCTCAATATGAATTGAGGACTTTTTTGTGCTTAGAGTATTTTCTATGCTTAGACTCTTTTTTGTGCTTAGACTACAGCAAGTAGTTCTATAAGTGTTTGGGCTGAATAATATATTCCATGCGTTTAGCTAAACGAATATCATGGCTAGTAATGCCGCCTGTATCATGAGAGGTGAGGCGTACATCGACTATATTATAAGTATTGTGCCACTCAGGATGATGTTCTAACGCCTCTGCATAAAAGGCGGCTTGATTCATAAAACTCATAGCTTCAATAAAGTCGTTAAAATGATAAGACTTAATGATGCTATTGCCATCACGCGACCAGCCTGTTAGATCTTCTAACTGCATGTCCACTTGTTTGTCAGATAAACTACTCATAGCACTATCCTTTTTTATATAAAAATTATCTAGTTAAATCCTGATAATCAGGGTGCTTATCAATATAAGAAGCTACAAACGAGCATTGTGGTACTACCTTTTTATTATGATCACGCGCATAGTCTAAGGCATGCTTAACCAGCGCTGAACCGACTCCTTGACCACCTAACGCTTGTGGTACGATCGTATGATCAAAGACCAAAGCATCAGAGCGCTGCTGATAACTAATATAACCTGTGTGACCATCAATAGTAGTCTCGAAGCGCTGAGCTTGCTCGTTATGATTAATGTTTAGTTTATCTTTAGAGATGTCAGTCATAAAAACTCCTTATTATTATAGGTTCTATTCTACTGTCAGCTTACTGATCATTAATGATAAACGTTCTGTGGTAATTTCTCAGTAACTTATCGTTGTTAATAGCGATTATAGACTCTCTAAGCTTTATTAGCACGAGCAAAAGCATAATATAATGATTGGCGCACCACTTGTGGGATATGCCTTTTGAGACCAGTTACTGGCTCCGATATGCGCTGCTGTTTTTGAGTAGGTTCAAGCCGTTTATTTTCATTAGCAAGTGTCTGCTCATAAGCTTGTTGCTCATCAGCATTTGGCTGACTAAAGTGATAGATACGCTTAAGCACTTGAGTAAACTGACGACCAAAGTTGCCTGTATTATAAGACAGCTCGTACTTTTGGCAGATGGCCTCTACTTGCGGTGCGATGCTGGCATAACGATGTGCTGGCATATC
Proteins encoded in this window:
- a CDS encoding DUF1328 domain-containing protein codes for the protein MFRWAIIFAVIALLASLLGFGGVAGLSSNLAYIFLVVAVILFIVAFIGRKV
- a CDS encoding 4a-hydroxytetrahydrobiopterin dehydratase, whose product is MSSLSDKQVDMQLEDLTGWSRDGNSIIKSYHFNDFIEAMSFMNQAAFYAEALEHHPEWHNTYNIVDVRLTSHDTGGITSHDIRLAKRMEYIIQPKHL
- a CDS encoding GNAT family N-acetyltransferase, giving the protein MTDISKDKLNINHNEQAQRFETTIDGHTGYISYQQRSDALVFDHTIVPQALGGQGVGSALVKHALDYARDHNKKVVPQCSFVASYIDKHPDYQDLTR